One genomic region from Bacillus aquiflavi encodes:
- the pdxR gene encoding MocR-like pyridoxine biosynthesis transcription factor PdxR, translating to MFWIPIDRTMDMPLIRQVYEQIRMRILHGELVAGECLPPTRELASSLGISRNVVVEAYEQLIAEGYIEAQQGSGTYVAEGAYLDKQEKLNCFTFFDKQQIKEETNDVIDFRSGLPALDMFPRKMWGQIAKQVCIDTSHSIFGYGYPEGRIELRHILARYLKRTRGVYCHSDQLVITSGATQGLSLIASLLLSPGDEVIIEDPITHEIQTIFTSPGSTLHPIPVDEQGMKTDLLPANKRPSFIFVTPSHQFPLGGVLPIQRRIQLIQFARTTDCYIVEDDYDSEFRYHGAPISSLQGLDPDRVIYIGTFSKILSPALRLGYLILPPSLTKRCKDLKWFTDLHTPSLQQLTAARFIKDRHLERHIRKMKKIYQGRRDHVKKCLAEQFGHHVNILGDSTGLHLIAEFQNITFSDQKVEEIIKKYKVKIYPVEQHTIQKGTHQNKVIIGYGNLTIEEIEEGIRRLKEALTSEGK from the coding sequence ATGTTTTGGATACCAATTGATCGTACAATGGATATGCCTTTAATTCGTCAAGTTTATGAACAAATCCGGATGCGCATATTACATGGAGAACTTGTTGCTGGGGAATGTTTGCCGCCGACCCGTGAGTTAGCTTCGAGTTTAGGCATATCTAGAAATGTTGTCGTGGAAGCTTATGAACAACTAATCGCTGAAGGATATATTGAAGCGCAGCAAGGTTCTGGGACATATGTTGCTGAAGGAGCCTATTTAGACAAACAAGAGAAACTTAATTGCTTCACTTTCTTTGATAAACAGCAAATAAAAGAAGAGACAAACGACGTCATTGATTTTCGTTCAGGCCTTCCGGCTTTAGACATGTTCCCAAGGAAAATGTGGGGGCAAATTGCGAAGCAAGTATGTATTGATACTTCACATTCTATTTTTGGTTACGGTTATCCTGAGGGAAGAATCGAACTTCGTCATATTTTGGCTCGCTATTTAAAAAGAACGAGAGGTGTTTATTGTCACTCAGATCAGCTAGTGATTACATCTGGAGCAACACAAGGATTGTCTCTTATTGCCAGTTTGTTGCTTTCTCCGGGAGATGAAGTCATCATTGAAGATCCGATTACGCATGAAATTCAAACGATATTCACTTCTCCAGGTTCCACGCTTCATCCTATACCTGTTGATGAGCAAGGGATGAAAACAGATTTACTTCCAGCAAATAAACGGCCTAGCTTTATTTTTGTTACCCCGTCCCATCAATTTCCACTTGGAGGGGTTTTGCCTATACAACGCCGGATTCAACTCATTCAATTTGCTAGAACAACTGATTGCTATATTGTTGAAGATGATTATGACAGTGAATTTCGTTATCACGGAGCTCCTATAAGTTCGCTTCAGGGACTCGATCCTGATAGAGTGATTTATATTGGAACGTTCAGCAAAATATTATCACCAGCACTTAGATTAGGGTACTTAATTCTTCCCCCGTCCTTAACGAAACGTTGTAAAGATTTAAAATGGTTTACAGATCTTCATACCCCTTCACTACAACAACTTACTGCTGCACGCTTTATAAAAGATAGACATTTAGAGCGCCATATAAGAAAGATGAAAAAAATATATCAGGGACGACGGGATCATGTGAAAAAATGTTTAGCAGAGCAGTTTGGTCATCACGTTAACATACTAGGTGATTCAACAGGCTTGCATTTAATTGCTGAATTTCAAAACATCACATTTTCAGATCAAAAAGTAGAAGAAATAATTAAGAAATACAAAGTGAAGATTTATCCAGTAGAGCAACATACGATTCAAAAAGGAACCCATCAAAATAAAGTAATTATCGGTTATGGCAATCTTACAATTGAAGAAATAGAAGAGGGGATTCGGAGATTAAAAGAGGCACTAACATCAGAAGGAAAATGA
- a CDS encoding HlyD family secretion protein → MKIYEINELTDSRIFYDRKPPRFLFIFIITLFLLMLFVVFWSVNSQKIDKYTEKGVIVPENTYQISSNQPDEISHVHVAEGQEVERGDLLIAFKSEDLKLEKEVLEKQFTTLTNRIGLLKRAETEARIKINTFDPKNEREAEFYSKLSANIAKMKEYEVDKEALRKQKYSEYEIAQYVERYQAKSEEIIEETIVSLAAERNELEMEKKKVESQLNALQDKEYSQNIYAPVQGTIHFIKDLNEGMVIPPGEVIAVITEDHRQLMIETMVRSNEIVNISQQSDVVIKVDGMNNGQSEVNGRVVFIDKDVSYDDKGRGYYKVKIKPTHRHGMNQLKSGMAATVTFVVNKTTYMNYFLKLVGVKA, encoded by the coding sequence ATGAAAATCTATGAAATAAATGAACTTACGGATAGTAGAATTTTTTACGATCGAAAGCCGCCAAGGTTTTTATTTATATTCATCATTACCCTATTTCTACTCATGTTATTTGTGGTTTTTTGGAGTGTTAACTCCCAAAAAATAGATAAATATACAGAAAAAGGGGTGATCGTTCCCGAAAATACTTATCAAATATCATCAAACCAACCTGATGAAATTAGTCATGTCCATGTAGCCGAAGGTCAAGAAGTAGAAAGGGGTGATTTATTAATAGCGTTTAAGTCGGAAGATCTTAAATTAGAAAAAGAAGTGCTCGAAAAACAATTCACAACTTTGACGAACCGAATCGGTCTGTTGAAAAGGGCTGAAACAGAGGCAAGGATCAAAATTAATACATTTGACCCGAAAAATGAAAGAGAAGCTGAGTTTTATAGCAAACTATCCGCCAATATTGCCAAGATGAAAGAATATGAGGTTGATAAGGAAGCATTGCGAAAACAGAAATACTCAGAATATGAAATTGCCCAATACGTAGAGAGATATCAGGCAAAAAGCGAAGAAATAATTGAAGAGACGATCGTCAGCTTAGCCGCAGAGAGAAACGAATTAGAAATGGAAAAGAAGAAAGTCGAAAGCCAGCTAAATGCCCTGCAAGACAAAGAATATTCGCAAAATATATATGCACCCGTACAAGGTACGATTCATTTCATCAAAGATTTAAATGAAGGAATGGTTATTCCTCCTGGCGAGGTCATCGCTGTCATTACAGAAGATCATCGTCAACTGATGATTGAAACGATGGTGCGCAGTAACGAGATCGTAAATATTTCGCAGCAATCCGATGTGGTCATCAAGGTGGATGGGATGAACAATGGTCAAAGTGAAGTGAATGGACGAGTAGTCTTTATCGACAAAGACGTCAGCTACGATGATAAAGGCAGAGGATATTACAAAGTAAAAATTAAACCAACTCATCGGCATGGAATGAACCAATTAAAAAGCGGTATGGCCGCAACAGTAACGTTTGTAGTAAATAAAACGACATACATGAATTACTTTTTAAAACTAGTAGGCGTGAAAGCTTAA
- a CDS encoding formylglycine-generating enzyme family protein encodes MSNQVENQLQNMIVIPGGTFLRGSNESPDEQPIKSVTLKTFAIDQTPVTNKQFSVFVEENGYENRDYWLPKGWEYIKDNNIHYPNYWFDDHFNQDDHPVTGVSWWEAKAFAAFVGKDLPTEAQWEYACKGTDNRKYPWGNEEPTLEYANYAIDCDPEELNRKSTSVFAFPKNKSYFGCLDMAGNLAEWCLDNASLNYKWDKDGINPLFVTSEEDYHIVKGGCGLHNEDFMRCAARDNYPVSVRDNLIGFRCVINHI; translated from the coding sequence ATGAGTAATCAGGTGGAAAATCAGTTACAAAATATGATTGTGATTCCAGGCGGCACTTTCCTTCGCGGCAGTAATGAATCACCGGATGAACAACCGATTAAATCGGTCACTTTAAAAACATTTGCAATTGATCAAACACCTGTAACGAATAAGCAATTTAGCGTATTTGTTGAGGAAAATGGCTACGAAAACCGCGATTATTGGCTCCCGAAAGGATGGGAGTATATTAAAGACAACAACATTCATTACCCGAATTATTGGTTTGATGACCATTTCAATCAAGATGACCACCCTGTTACAGGGGTCAGCTGGTGGGAAGCGAAAGCATTTGCTGCTTTTGTCGGCAAAGATTTACCAACAGAAGCTCAGTGGGAGTACGCATGCAAAGGGACAGATAACCGAAAATACCCGTGGGGAAATGAAGAACCAACTCTTGAATATGCAAATTATGCAATTGATTGCGATCCTGAGGAATTGAATCGCAAATCAACTTCTGTGTTTGCATTTCCTAAAAATAAGTCATATTTCGGGTGTTTAGATATGGCAGGAAATTTAGCTGAATGGTGTTTAGACAATGCTTCTCTAAATTATAAATGGGATAAGGATGGCATAAATCCGTTATTTGTAACATCAGAAGAAGATTATCATATCGTTAAAGGCGGATGCGGGTTACATAATGAAGATTTTATGAGATGTGCAGCAAGGGACAATTATCCTGTTTCCGTAAGAGATAATTTAATCGGTTTCCGTTGTGTCATTAATCATATTTAA
- a CDS encoding peptidase domain-containing ABC transporter: MSFKSSFVRQFDRNDCAAACLATICKYYKKEITITKLRDILGTDIKGTTLYGLEKGAKALGFDAKAIKVTLDGLKSKFTLPAIAHIITNEGMSHFVVIHKITKKKIYYFDPASGYLNESDESFHQRFSGIFLLLIPNNEFTQESKENINMIQQFTKILLPQSRLFLYSIIASIILTLLGISFSLFNKVIIDEVLPFGLENQLRIVVIFFLAIGITQVILSFVRQHILLYLSQKVEMPLLIGYFRHIFKLPMKFFMNRKAGDILTRFNDAFIIKDIFTSLVLSLLIDLMLAFATGVVLYMMNPKLFFVVLVLIILNGLLIYVFKHPYKKLNYAQMESSARLNSHIIEVLRGIETIKTLSAEEKGLEKIEHEYIKNLKISFKEGYFSNLQESLSSGFQIVGHLMLMYIGAASVMNNELTLGTLLAFIALSHYFMDPIGRLIELQLTIQEANISLNRLSEIYEVEREQPSQRNKLEIKEINGDIEIENVTFRYGSRAPILKDFSLTIPFGKKVALVGQSGSGKSTVAKLLLKYFPIEKGDIKIAGNSLANIDTYSLRKSIAYIPQKIQLFSDTIRENLLLGTQEVSQKELEKACEIAACKNFIEKLPAKYDTFLEEAGEGISGGEKQRIGIARALIKNSQLFILDEATSSIDFQNEAAIFNKLLSHKNETTMLIITHRLATIKECDIICVLEDGSVSEHGSHASLIKKKGAYYRLLQDQSLSDEMKDRSDLKHDSYIDLEAEKLEYR, from the coding sequence ATGTCATTTAAAAGTAGTTTTGTTAGACAATTTGATAGAAATGATTGTGCCGCAGCATGTCTAGCAACGATATGCAAATACTATAAGAAGGAAATCACGATTACGAAATTAAGAGACATTTTAGGAACTGATATAAAAGGCACTACTTTGTATGGCTTGGAAAAGGGCGCTAAGGCTTTAGGCTTTGATGCAAAAGCAATTAAGGTGACGTTAGATGGTTTGAAAAGTAAGTTTACGCTACCTGCAATTGCCCACATCATCACGAATGAAGGGATGAGTCATTTTGTTGTCATACATAAAATAACGAAAAAAAAAATCTACTATTTTGATCCGGCCAGCGGTTATCTAAATGAAAGTGACGAAAGCTTTCATCAACGATTTAGCGGAATTTTTCTTTTGTTAATACCGAATAATGAATTTACACAGGAAAGCAAAGAAAACATCAATATGATTCAACAATTTACAAAAATATTACTTCCGCAATCAAGATTATTTTTATACAGCATCATTGCATCGATCATTTTAACACTGTTAGGAATATCTTTTTCCTTATTTAACAAAGTTATCATCGATGAAGTATTACCTTTTGGTTTAGAAAATCAATTACGGATCGTTGTTATTTTTTTCTTGGCGATTGGGATTACGCAAGTTATTCTTTCGTTTGTAAGACAACATATTTTACTTTATTTATCGCAAAAAGTTGAAATGCCATTATTAATTGGTTACTTTCGGCACATTTTCAAACTGCCGATGAAGTTTTTTATGAATCGAAAAGCAGGCGATATTTTAACGAGATTTAACGATGCTTTTATTATTAAAGACATATTTACGTCTCTCGTATTATCATTGCTGATCGATTTAATGTTGGCATTTGCGACAGGTGTTGTTTTATACATGATGAATCCCAAGTTATTTTTTGTTGTCTTAGTGCTCATCATCCTAAATGGTCTCCTGATCTATGTTTTTAAACATCCTTATAAAAAGTTAAATTATGCGCAAATGGAATCTTCTGCAAGACTTAACAGTCATATTATTGAGGTTTTAAGGGGAATCGAAACGATTAAAACCTTATCAGCAGAAGAAAAAGGACTTGAAAAAATTGAACACGAGTATATTAAAAATTTGAAAATTTCCTTTAAAGAAGGCTATTTTTCAAATCTTCAAGAATCATTGTCAAGCGGTTTTCAAATTGTTGGCCATTTGATGCTGATGTACATCGGTGCCGCTTCAGTTATGAACAATGAATTAACGTTAGGAACGCTGCTTGCTTTTATTGCTTTGTCACACTATTTTATGGATCCGATTGGCAGATTAATTGAATTGCAGCTGACAATACAAGAAGCAAATATATCTTTAAACCGGCTATCTGAGATTTATGAGGTTGAAAGAGAGCAGCCTTCACAGCGAAATAAACTTGAAATAAAAGAAATTAACGGGGATATCGAAATAGAAAATGTCACTTTTCGTTACGGAAGCAGAGCTCCAATTTTAAAAGATTTTTCCTTAACGATTCCTTTTGGAAAAAAAGTCGCACTAGTCGGTCAGTCAGGAAGCGGGAAATCTACCGTAGCGAAATTGCTACTAAAATATTTTCCGATTGAAAAAGGGGATATTAAAATTGCTGGAAATAGTTTAGCAAACATAGATACGTATAGTTTAAGAAAATCAATTGCCTATATTCCGCAAAAAATACAATTATTTTCCGATACGATTAGAGAAAATTTATTATTAGGCACACAGGAAGTGAGCCAAAAGGAACTTGAGAAAGCGTGTGAGATTGCGGCTTGTAAAAATTTTATCGAAAAGCTGCCTGCCAAGTATGACACATTTCTTGAAGAAGCGGGCGAAGGGATTTCTGGGGGAGAAAAGCAAAGAATAGGCATTGCAAGAGCGCTCATTAAAAATAGTCAGCTATTCATTTTAGATGAAGCAACAAGCAGCATTGATTTTCAAAATGAGGCAGCCATCTTTAACAAGCTGTTGTCACATAAGAATGAAACGACGATGCTCATTATTACTCACAGATTAGCGACGATTAAAGAGTGCGATATTATTTGCGTTTTAGAGGATGGGAGCGTAAGTGAGCACGGTTCTCATGCAAGCTTGATCAAGAAGAAAGGAGCCTATTATCGCTTACTTCAAGATCAATCTTTAAGTGATGAAATGAAAGATAGAAGCGATTTGAAGCATGACAGTTACATCGATCTGGAGGCTGAAAAACTTGAGTACAGATAA
- a CDS encoding class D sortase, translated as MKKIKSLIGVVFLLVGLTLISIPLYYEWQQGKELKAMEEALSLISESNDEATDLSKIDNLTFTENELNGVLELEIPSIDLKQKVLAETTEKNLNVALTQIKRDQSPGEGNFAIAGHRGYRGDRHFRHLPDVSIGEKVYLHAEDGTYVYRVTSSKVIKPTNVEVLVDDREKKEITMITCTVSGENRIAVKGELIEIIKK; from the coding sequence GTGAAAAAGATAAAATCGCTGATCGGTGTTGTATTTTTGCTAGTTGGACTTACTCTCATTTCCATTCCGCTCTATTACGAATGGCAGCAGGGAAAAGAGTTAAAGGCAATGGAAGAAGCTCTCTCACTTATCTCTGAATCTAATGACGAAGCGACAGATCTATCTAAAATAGACAATCTCACTTTTACGGAGAATGAGTTAAACGGGGTGTTAGAATTAGAGATTCCATCCATTGACCTAAAGCAAAAAGTTTTAGCAGAGACGACAGAAAAAAATTTAAATGTTGCATTGACACAAATAAAAAGAGATCAGAGCCCAGGTGAAGGAAATTTTGCGATAGCAGGACATCGGGGTTACCGTGGCGATAGACACTTTCGCCACCTCCCCGACGTCTCTATCGGTGAAAAAGTGTATTTACATGCAGAGGATGGAACGTACGTTTACCGAGTAACGAGTTCCAAAGTCATTAAGCCGACTAATGTAGAAGTTTTAGTTGATGATAGAGAGAAAAAAGAAATTACAATGATTACTTGCACGGTTTCTGGAGAAAATCGAATCGCAGTCAAAGGCGAATTAATTGAAATAATTAAAAAATAA
- a CDS encoding APC family permease: protein MSLKRDLGWKEATSLGTGAMVGAGIFILSGVAAGKAGPAVMLAFVIAAILEILLGLCYAELASRYPRAGGAYEYVSRTMGSFVGTLIGWSYWGAWLAASSFVSQGFGNYLHSLTGTPPLLSAVALLVVLGFLNILGIKFSGVIQVGIVIIEIIVLILFFSLGFGHVNYSLYTPFAPNGFEGILAAALVGFLSMVGWDVIVDAGEEMKNPSKTIPKAILSSIMIVLFLYSGLLFVSTGIVPWQELGLSKVPVALVSEQFLGDFGPTLISIVIVIALPATANAFIISISRTAFAMGGNGLLPKKIGFIHPRFQTPVWAILLGVSIQIMFTLVSSINIAVNATGFLYLITFIFTMIAFFISRRKVSAKERAEQFSVPFYPFLPALALIISICLLVPVGGSGFFSGLIWLSVGFVIYLISTKSIKATDKMRVKENEIKSPTG, encoded by the coding sequence ATGAGCCTAAAAAGAGATTTAGGATGGAAAGAAGCTACTTCTTTAGGCACCGGTGCTATGGTCGGTGCTGGGATTTTTATTCTTAGTGGTGTAGCAGCCGGAAAAGCAGGTCCGGCTGTTATGCTTGCTTTTGTCATCGCAGCTATTTTAGAAATTTTACTCGGATTATGTTATGCAGAACTAGCATCAAGGTATCCTCGAGCAGGAGGTGCTTATGAATATGTAAGTCGAACGATGGGATCGTTTGTGGGAACTTTAATTGGCTGGTCTTATTGGGGGGCTTGGCTAGCAGCAAGCAGTTTTGTTTCCCAGGGATTTGGGAATTACCTTCACTCGTTAACGGGTACTCCTCCATTGTTAAGCGCGGTCGCCCTTCTTGTTGTTTTAGGATTTTTAAATATATTAGGGATTAAGTTTAGTGGTGTAATTCAAGTAGGAATTGTCATTATTGAAATAATCGTGCTCATTTTATTTTTTTCTTTAGGGTTCGGTCATGTAAATTACTCACTTTACACACCGTTTGCCCCTAACGGTTTTGAAGGAATCCTTGCTGCGGCGTTAGTCGGTTTTCTATCAATGGTCGGCTGGGATGTCATTGTCGATGCTGGAGAAGAAATGAAAAATCCGAGCAAAACAATCCCAAAGGCAATTCTTTCATCCATTATGATCGTGCTTTTTCTATATTCCGGGCTGTTATTCGTTTCAACAGGGATTGTTCCTTGGCAAGAGCTAGGATTATCAAAAGTGCCGGTCGCCTTAGTAAGCGAACAATTTTTAGGAGATTTCGGTCCAACGTTAATTAGTATTGTCATTGTCATTGCATTACCAGCGACAGCAAATGCTTTTATTATTTCAATTTCTAGAACCGCCTTCGCTATGGGCGGCAACGGATTATTGCCGAAAAAGATTGGATTTATTCATCCTCGCTTTCAAACTCCTGTATGGGCCATTTTATTAGGAGTCAGCATCCAAATTATGTTTACCCTAGTAAGTTCAATTAACATTGCTGTTAATGCTACTGGGTTTTTGTATTTGATTACGTTTATTTTTACGATGATTGCCTTTTTTATTTCAAGAAGAAAAGTATCTGCTAAGGAAAGAGCGGAGCAGTTTTCTGTTCCTTTTTATCCTTTTTTGCCAGCCCTTGCGTTAATTATAAGCATTTGTTTGCTCGTTCCAGTTGGAGGATCTGGTTTCTTTTCAGGTCTCATATGGTTATCAGTCGGATTTGTTATTTATTTAATAAGCACGAAGTCAATTAAAGCTACTGACAAGATGAGAGTTAAAGAAAATGAAATAAAATCCCCTACTGGGTAA
- a CDS encoding STM3941 family protein, protein MNDYVVYHKLEKNILTCFGAFAFVGFSILFIIFSFDSSGIQRILLMVVGLMGLSFFGTVMVYLMSILIKRKPALIISDTGIFDCSNMASGGMIKWEDIENFMTVEVLGEKFLGIITYDRDLIVNRTSGFKRFLIKGNRALVDAQVNIPVKTLACSIDELVEEINSCWQKACADDEHEYDIK, encoded by the coding sequence ATGAATGATTATGTTGTTTATCATAAACTAGAAAAAAATATACTTACTTGTTTTGGAGCATTTGCTTTTGTTGGATTTAGTATTTTATTTATTATTTTCTCATTTGATAGTTCGGGAATTCAGAGAATTTTGTTAATGGTTGTTGGTTTGATGGGGCTTAGCTTTTTTGGGACAGTGATGGTTTATTTAATGAGTATATTAATCAAACGCAAACCCGCGTTAATTATATCAGATACCGGTATTTTTGACTGTTCTAATATGGCTAGTGGGGGAATGATTAAGTGGGAAGACATTGAGAATTTTATGACTGTCGAAGTTTTGGGAGAAAAGTTTCTCGGGATCATCACTTATGATCGTGATCTGATTGTTAACCGAACATCTGGCTTTAAGAGATTTCTTATTAAAGGAAATAGAGCTCTCGTTGATGCTCAAGTAAATATACCTGTAAAAACTCTTGCGTGTTCTATTGATGAACTAGTTGAAGAAATTAATAGTTGTTGGCAAAAGGCATGTGCAGATGATGAGCACGAGTATGATATAAAATGA
- a CDS encoding helix-turn-helix domain-containing protein: protein MKILAERIKKLRENKKISDKKFTQAYVAEAIGVARQTYTAYENGTKEPSLETVEKIADFFDVSTDYLFGRTDIMVSHRIFEERAKYDLHDLELTNWYYELAKKDKKTLTKLRKISKMIENEKD, encoded by the coding sequence ATGAAGATATTAGCCGAGCGGATAAAAAAACTGCGCGAAAATAAAAAAATAAGTGATAAAAAATTTACACAAGCATACGTTGCCGAGGCAATCGGTGTTGCCCGCCAAACATATACAGCATATGAAAATGGGACAAAAGAACCTTCACTGGAAACAGTAGAAAAGATCGCTGATTTCTTTGATGTCTCTACAGATTATTTATTTGGACGCACAGATATTATGGTATCTCATCGAATTTTCGAAGAGAGAGCTAAATATGATTTACATGACCTAGAATTAACGAATTGGTACTATGAATTAGCAAAAAAGGATAAAAAAACATTAACCAAGCTGCGCAAAATTTCGAAAATGATTGAAAATGAAAAGGATTAA
- a CDS encoding molybdopterin-dependent oxidoreductase: MNPTLKTPNLERKPSSLRYYQEGPPKSIDLATWRLSVTGLVEKELTLTYEDILQMPQVEESRRMVCVCNWSIRRTWKGVLLSDVIKLVRVTNPEKYYLKQTSIGTKEKGVYESTIPLGDALSRRALLVHSVDGEPLPIEQGYPLRLFDFGLYGYKNVKGLAELKVTKEYQIGEWERRAGYDINGIVRPKKYWIVDLKKWGFIEEPGEVTYF, from the coding sequence ATGAATCCAACATTGAAAACCCCAAATTTGGAACGAAAACCTTCCTCACTGCGATATTATCAAGAAGGACCGCCTAAATCGATTGATCTAGCAACATGGCGTCTCTCTGTTACTGGATTAGTGGAAAAAGAATTGACTTTAACGTATGAAGATATTTTACAAATGCCGCAAGTAGAAGAAAGCAGAAGAATGGTTTGTGTCTGTAATTGGAGTATTCGCCGCACTTGGAAAGGTGTTTTATTATCGGATGTTATCAAATTGGTTCGAGTCACAAATCCAGAAAAATACTATTTGAAACAAACAAGTATCGGGACAAAGGAAAAGGGAGTTTATGAGTCTACCATTCCTTTAGGCGATGCTCTGTCAAGAAGAGCATTACTAGTTCATTCCGTTGATGGGGAACCTTTGCCGATTGAGCAAGGGTATCCGTTAAGATTATTTGATTTCGGGCTTTACGGCTATAAAAACGTAAAAGGTTTGGCGGAATTGAAAGTCACTAAAGAATATCAAATTGGCGAATGGGAACGCAGGGCTGGATACGATATTAACGGTATTGTCCGTCCGAAAAAATATTGGATTGTAGATTTAAAAAAATGGGGCTTTATAGAAGAACCTGGCGAAGTCACTTATTTTTAA
- a CDS encoding DUF2000 domain-containing protein: METKCVMVIDANLPTGLIANTTAVLALTLGKEIDGIIGPDVKDGSGHSHIGITTTPIPILKGNSEKIKQLREKVYDEEFSDLLVVDFSNAAQTTKNYEEYTQKIAAFSATDLKYLGIALYGDKKKVNKLTGSIALLR; the protein is encoded by the coding sequence ATGGAAACGAAATGTGTAATGGTTATTGATGCAAATTTGCCAACAGGATTAATCGCTAATACGACTGCCGTGTTAGCCCTTACTTTAGGAAAAGAAATCGATGGAATTATTGGACCTGATGTAAAAGACGGAAGCGGTCATTCTCATATTGGAATTACGACAACCCCGATCCCAATTTTAAAGGGAAATTCCGAAAAAATTAAACAACTAAGAGAAAAAGTATATGATGAAGAATTTTCCGATTTGCTAGTTGTCGACTTTAGCAATGCTGCACAAACAACAAAAAATTATGAAGAATATACTCAAAAGATCGCGGCATTTTCAGCAACCGATCTTAAATATTTAGGTATTGCTTTATACGGAGATAAGAAAAAAGTAAATAAACTAACTGGAAGTATCGCTCTTTTAAGATAG
- the hisC gene encoding histidinol-phosphate transaminase translates to MKRKKQLEIITPYHPGKSIEEVKRAYGLHHVVKLASNENPFGCSHNVQEAMMAELTKLASYPDSRANKLRKKLAESIGVNQDQLIFGNGTDELIRMLARTYLGDRTNTVMSELTFSQYKRNAIIEGAEVREVPHINGRHDIMGIIDAVDENTSIVWICNPNNPTGEYVREHELIKLLNKNDHDILVVCDEAYYEYVDAHDFPNTVNLMKEYRNLVITRTFSKAYGLAGLRIGYGICHPDVVKDLEIVRETFNTSRLAQAAAIAALEDQAFIKVCREKNRKELEQYYSFCWRFGLSYFPTQTNFIFIDMKRKKDELADCLLRKGFIIRPGSEFCCPTSVRITMGSSTQNDDLIAYLSQLLQMPETETL, encoded by the coding sequence ATGAAACGTAAAAAACAACTTGAAATCATAACACCGTATCATCCGGGCAAGTCAATTGAAGAAGTCAAACGTGCTTATGGACTTCATCATGTAGTAAAGCTTGCTTCTAATGAAAACCCTTTCGGTTGTTCCCACAATGTTCAGGAAGCAATGATGGCAGAACTGACGAAATTAGCCTCTTATCCAGACAGCCGTGCAAATAAATTAAGAAAGAAACTAGCTGAATCTATTGGAGTAAACCAAGATCAGCTTATTTTCGGAAACGGAACGGATGAATTAATTCGAATGTTAGCTAGAACATATTTAGGTGACAGGACTAACACAGTCATGTCGGAATTAACATTTTCGCAATATAAACGCAATGCAATCATTGAAGGTGCGGAAGTTCGAGAAGTTCCCCATATAAATGGCCGACACGATATAATGGGAATCATTGATGCAGTTGATGAAAACACATCAATAGTTTGGATTTGCAATCCGAACAATCCTACGGGAGAGTATGTTCGAGAACATGAACTTATCAAGCTCTTAAATAAAAATGATCACGATATCCTTGTTGTTTGCGATGAAGCGTACTATGAATACGTAGATGCTCATGATTTCCCAAATACAGTGAATTTAATGAAGGAATATCGTAATTTAGTCATTACGCGAACTTTTTCAAAGGCTTATGGTTTGGCAGGGCTTCGAATTGGCTACGGAATTTGTCATCCTGATGTAGTGAAAGATTTAGAAATAGTGAGAGAAACATTTAATACTTCGCGGTTAGCACAGGCAGCTGCCATAGCTGCTCTTGAAGACCAAGCTTTTATTAAAGTTTGCCGTGAGAAAAACCGAAAGGAACTAGAACAGTATTATTCGTTTTGTTGGCGATTCGGTCTCTCTTACTTCCCTACACAGACTAATTTTATATTTATAGATATGAAAAGAAAAAAAGATGAATTAGCTGATTGTTTATTACGTAAAGGATTTATTATTCGTCCAGGCAGTGAGTTTTGCTGCCCTACAAGTGTTAGAATTACGATGGGCAGTTCAACACAAAATGATGACTTAATAGCCTATTTATCACAGCTTCTTCAAATGCCAGAAACAGAAACTTTATAA